One Phycisphaera mikurensis NBRC 102666 DNA window includes the following coding sequences:
- a CDS encoding PEP-CTERM sorting domain-containing protein (PEP-CTERM proteins occur, often in large numbers, in the proteomes of bacteria that also encode an exosortase, a predicted intramembrane cysteine proteinase. The presence of a PEP-CTERM domain at a protein's C-terminus predicts cleavage within the sorting domain, followed by covalent anchoring to some some component of the (usually Gram-negative) cell surface. Many PEP-CTERM proteins exhibit an unusual sequence composition that includes large numbers of potential glycosylation sites. Expression of one such protein has been shown restore the ability of a bacterium to form floc, a type of biofilm.): MPEPSAPASAPPAAALAAAAVATCWAAGQPAEAQLSTGQSATVTLDVATPVSDVYLLYGDASSGVLDYSDAIALPDAPAGQLATQVQLVDDFLSTEFQFAVIGVYSDPTAVEPEERSGISVTYSDRGPLILGLAFDEVFSESETDLLNALVADDTVTLRSFFENNFGSFGFGEFGFVGASLTGTELQVNFSRADEAGLATLTIPEPASLALLGCGAALMMRRRC, encoded by the coding sequence ATGCCCGAGCCGTCCGCGCCCGCGTCCGCACCGCCCGCCGCCGCCCTCGCCGCCGCCGCCGTGGCCACGTGCTGGGCGGCGGGCCAGCCCGCCGAGGCACAGCTCAGCACCGGCCAATCGGCCACGGTGACGCTCGACGTCGCCACACCCGTGAGCGACGTCTACCTCCTGTACGGCGACGCCAGCTCCGGTGTCCTCGACTACAGCGACGCCATCGCCCTGCCCGACGCCCCCGCCGGCCAGCTGGCGACGCAGGTGCAGCTGGTCGACGACTTCCTCAGCACGGAGTTCCAGTTCGCGGTGATCGGGGTCTACAGCGACCCCACGGCCGTCGAGCCCGAGGAGCGGTCGGGCATCAGCGTGACCTACAGCGACCGGGGCCCGCTGATCCTGGGCCTCGCGTTCGATGAGGTCTTCAGCGAGAGCGAGACCGACCTGCTCAACGCCCTCGTGGCCGACGACACGGTCACGCTCCGCTCCTTCTTCGAGAACAACTTCGGCTCCTTCGGCTTCGGCGAGTTCGGCTTCGTGGGCGCCTCGCTGACCGGAACCGAGCTGCAGGTGAACTTCTCGCGGGCCGACGAAGCGGGCCTCGCGACCTTGACCATCCCCGAGCCCGCGTCGCTGGCGCTGCTGGGCTGCGGGGCGGCGCTGATGATGCGGCGTCGATGCTGA
- a CDS encoding metallophosphoesterase produces MDPADPGLDLSNADAVIDVFHAAAEACRRDPKRRGSTIHLGDTGRLLVTGDLHDDMNNFRRIVRFAGLDTASPEDPDLPHLVLHEVIHGEASFNGEDLSVRMLARVAALKARFPEHVHVLLSNHELAQLLGEGIVKQGASVVEAFDDGVEFLYQDRAGEVREAINAYVRAMPLCVRGALGVLVAHSLPAPRAIERFDKGILDRELEMDDLEPRGSAYEMVWGRYQNKKVTEELADAWGVDVFLLGHQPADFGTEPLCDNGIILASDHSHGVLLPVDLSKAVRRNQLMDRVVALAGVPLPPAEG; encoded by the coding sequence ATGGACCCCGCGGACCCCGGACTCGACCTCTCCAACGCCGACGCGGTCATCGACGTCTTCCACGCCGCGGCCGAGGCCTGCCGCCGCGACCCGAAGCGCCGCGGCTCCACCATCCACCTCGGCGACACCGGCCGGCTCCTCGTCACCGGCGACCTGCACGACGACATGAACAACTTCCGGCGGATCGTCCGCTTCGCCGGCCTGGACACCGCCTCGCCGGAGGACCCCGACCTGCCGCACCTCGTGCTGCACGAGGTCATCCACGGCGAGGCCAGCTTCAACGGGGAAGACCTTTCCGTGCGGATGCTCGCCCGCGTCGCCGCCCTCAAAGCGAGGTTCCCCGAGCACGTCCACGTGCTGCTGTCCAACCACGAGCTCGCCCAGCTGCTCGGCGAGGGCATCGTCAAGCAGGGCGCCTCCGTGGTCGAGGCCTTCGACGACGGCGTCGAGTTCCTCTACCAGGACCGCGCCGGCGAGGTCCGCGAGGCGATCAACGCCTACGTCCGCGCGATGCCCCTCTGCGTGCGCGGGGCGCTGGGCGTGCTCGTCGCCCACTCGCTGCCCGCCCCGCGGGCGATCGAGCGCTTCGACAAGGGCATCCTCGACCGCGAGCTGGAGATGGACGACCTCGAGCCCCGCGGCTCCGCCTACGAGATGGTTTGGGGCCGCTACCAGAACAAGAAGGTCACCGAGGAGCTCGCCGACGCCTGGGGCGTCGACGTCTTCCTCCTCGGCCACCAGCCCGCGGACTTCGGGACCGAGCCGCTGTGCGACAACGGCATCATCCTCGCCAGCGACCACAGCCACGGCGTGCTGCTGCCCGTCGACCTCTCGAAGGCCGTGCGTCGCAACCAGCTGATGGACCGCGTCGTCGCCCTCGCCGGCGTGCCGCTCCCGCCCGCGGAGGGTTGA
- a CDS encoding RNA polymerase sigma factor: MLRPPADPRRDWPLLVERARTGDAAAWSAIVDGMGPRVMGLMVARTRDRELAEELTAATFAKLVEVLTDPTAKATYTESGRFEAWLLRIAMNKLRDEMRRRKKAGPGSQADDEGGDPLDRFAGDAAEACELAEVAESLAGLRAAVATLPDADREVLHLRHTAGLTFPEIAARLAQPLGTVLARAHRAHKKLARLLTAPHPLAR, encoded by the coding sequence TTGCTCCGCCCCCCCGCCGACCCCCGACGCGACTGGCCGCTCCTCGTGGAGCGGGCCCGGACGGGCGACGCCGCGGCCTGGTCGGCGATCGTCGACGGGATGGGCCCGCGGGTCATGGGCCTGATGGTGGCCCGCACCCGCGACCGAGAGCTCGCCGAGGAGCTGACCGCGGCGACCTTCGCGAAGCTCGTGGAGGTGCTGACCGACCCGACCGCCAAGGCCACGTACACGGAGAGCGGACGCTTCGAGGCCTGGCTCTTGCGCATCGCCATGAACAAGCTCCGCGACGAGATGCGGAGGCGGAAGAAGGCGGGGCCGGGTTCCCAAGCGGACGACGAGGGCGGCGACCCGCTCGACCGGTTCGCCGGGGACGCTGCGGAAGCGTGCGAACTCGCCGAAGTCGCGGAGTCCCTCGCCGGGCTCCGTGCCGCCGTGGCGACGCTGCCCGACGCCGACCGCGAGGTGCTGCACCTCCGCCACACCGCCGGATTGACCTTCCCGGAGATCGCCGCCCGGCTCGCCCAGCCACTGGGCACGGTGCTGGCCCGGGCCCACCGCGCCCACAAGAAGCTCGCCCGCCTGCTGACCGCTCCGCACCCCCTCGCCCGCTGA
- the pgl gene encoding 6-phosphogluconolactonase → MKLSGRVIVQPDPEALHAALGRDLLDAATKSVNARGQFHLALSGGGTPEPFYERLATDLEFRSMPWAQTHVWVVDERRVPADHEKANIRMLRSALLDHVPTPGHQVHPMFVDGDDPAGRYADELADAYGHALPSAGGGGVPPKLDFVLLGMGGDCHTASLFPASPALGETEAWVAENDGEKVVPPPRITMTYPLLNNARRVAVLLTGSGKADALRRVEALHEAGTVDAEEVPISGIDPGKHGGTLAWYLDAAAAGSGGEER, encoded by the coding sequence ATGAAGCTCTCCGGCCGCGTCATCGTCCAGCCCGATCCCGAGGCGCTGCACGCCGCCCTCGGCCGCGACCTGCTCGACGCGGCGACCAAGAGCGTCAACGCCCGCGGGCAGTTCCACCTCGCGCTCTCCGGCGGGGGGACGCCCGAGCCGTTCTACGAGCGGCTCGCGACCGACCTGGAGTTCCGGTCGATGCCCTGGGCGCAGACGCACGTCTGGGTGGTGGACGAGCGGCGGGTGCCGGCGGACCACGAGAAGGCGAACATCCGGATGCTGCGGTCCGCGCTGCTGGACCACGTGCCGACCCCCGGCCACCAGGTCCACCCGATGTTCGTCGACGGGGACGACCCCGCGGGGCGCTACGCCGACGAGCTGGCGGACGCCTACGGGCACGCGCTGCCCTCGGCGGGCGGGGGCGGCGTGCCGCCGAAGCTCGACTTCGTGCTGCTGGGGATGGGCGGGGACTGCCACACCGCGTCGCTGTTCCCCGCCTCGCCCGCGCTCGGGGAAACCGAGGCTTGGGTCGCCGAGAACGACGGCGAGAAGGTGGTCCCGCCGCCGCGGATCACGATGACCTACCCGCTGCTCAACAACGCCCGGCGGGTCGCCGTGCTGCTCACCGGCTCGGGCAAGGCGGACGCGCTGCGGCGGGTCGAGGCGCTGCACGAGGCGGGGACGGTGGACGCCGAGGAGGTGCCCATCAGCGGCATCGACCCTGGCAAGCACGGCGGCACCCTCGCCTGGTACCTCGACGCCGCGGCGGCGGGCTCCGGCGGCGAAGAGCGTTAG
- a CDS encoding ankyrin repeat domain-containing protein, which translates to MPKRSPRRNLALLAAAGLMLLVAAGLVHRSPQARQAAAELVSPVAQWWAPPERAETRAETRAEKLERRLAERVPRPERAPHPRRPRVALMDFRVDRDTWVGAGTARRISDVARAALDAEERFEWVDREALNAAAGEAALGLTLGGGDASSSVQLGAWLGCDLIVTGTFVDTGLDAQRLRLEVVDLLTADRVAETELPWPADLSRPEALPDADLDRLLEATRGLIGSAHERLASLDGAPVLSLLFFRNASGTDRLDHLEATMPERLEAEAREDPGVRLVRVTRAADAGDEQTLALNGLTQRDPMAWVRAADHYLWGYAAESADAAPDPGGGTIAMDPALVPTTVTLNLWSGVDAPETFTRTVPGGEVDAAVAELAEEVWAAAKAPVPDEVSPAQRDAVVALLTRGPAAESLQAGAGAAAGGRSRRISSNSGPSVRLAWQAASFFDPEDPELADAAMLMLPPLQPGRRWVGLGRRQAEVDRVIARHGAAVLGLTWTLREKLMGLEARAELHRGVTYRQHTLLGPGRSELPRDMPAAARDAYRQETLDGLIGLGRLLSGGPPASEHPGRLRAVDPGDVLSRDFRLSDAETAAVWSAWWPVFEPAWEEERLDTHRFTFDPDLLDRLSEAFASAGRSAEHEAMFAADPPAGEAQPQAARLTAAAAEHLRAWIDARVADGTLRPEPAASPEPVADPPASSAASSPPARSSFPSMPPGLPPDVRARFEERDRLRRARYGDDPAATPGLPRHVEEPAVAGADAVAEVSRLELTWDVSPGRELTLDRRGHTPQVRRVVPWRGRYAGLRAPHHRSPDSPAPPEGLGLLDPLTLRVAPLHERVGDAQWTDLAASERRLWLATAGDGLKLMLPWGEEAWRLGPEDRLVSGDVRRVAFDGTRVWVLSGDGRLGLVENPDGGLENLRLLDARLEERFSGARLEAAGGRAAMGGGGGRKTPWSWVGTDGVEPLDAWLASRTPHGDQAVVDVQAEGDAFWVVLETRLLQVSGAGEVLRDLPLHAPPLETLRIRGDGGLVWMAYAWEDPDPPTRDARVVGPPPERFLTRLLAVDAESGGVLGQTEWTGRLTDFFVAHDEVHLFVPDPERDVVMLRRDGLLAAMGVEDPGGATASSKPLPFGVPLEAWAAYRGELPPAGTPSLAEPDAWPPLLAAVRSGRAGTVARLLAAGADPDAATYGRFSHNAALLAVLMDRPDLLELLHEAGASLDATHAAVGTLGHAAVLADASRCIAWLGANGCDLDAYARIAPPAIHQEDGFDAFRCAPLHLAIRRGRLACVRALLDAGASVRDDRLQADRMFPLTLALSRRDDAIANLLLDRGADPRLSDAGRFTALETAVSLAEAQTVHRLLDAGADAARPGVLESAVDRGDPEILARVLDAGADPFATSGYDPDHAFRGWGVPALEALRDRRLDLFGLMSPPGDPRLDRPLAGAWRLGDFAATLALDRGFRGLAVGLVARGFSVDVPDREGLTLLAEAASRARPGRNEDASAAQVALLLALGTDPAATDDRGRSALVLAGSEAVRALLRDPAAAVARLRGTSP; encoded by the coding sequence ATGCCCAAGCGCTCGCCCCGACGCAACCTCGCGCTCCTCGCCGCCGCCGGGCTCATGCTGCTCGTCGCCGCCGGGCTGGTCCACCGCAGCCCGCAGGCGCGGCAGGCCGCGGCCGAGCTGGTGTCGCCGGTGGCGCAGTGGTGGGCGCCGCCCGAGCGGGCGGAGACGCGGGCGGAGACGCGGGCGGAGAAGCTGGAACGCCGCCTCGCCGAGCGGGTGCCCCGGCCCGAGCGGGCGCCCCACCCCCGGCGGCCCCGGGTGGCGTTGATGGACTTCCGCGTCGACCGGGACACCTGGGTCGGGGCCGGGACCGCCCGCCGGATCAGCGACGTCGCCCGGGCGGCGCTCGACGCGGAGGAACGCTTCGAGTGGGTCGACCGGGAGGCGCTCAACGCCGCGGCCGGGGAGGCGGCGCTGGGGTTGACGCTGGGAGGCGGCGACGCCTCGTCCTCGGTGCAGCTGGGCGCCTGGCTCGGCTGCGACCTCATCGTGACCGGCACCTTCGTCGACACCGGGCTCGACGCGCAGCGGCTGCGGCTGGAGGTCGTCGACCTCCTGACCGCCGACCGGGTCGCCGAGACCGAGCTGCCGTGGCCGGCGGACCTGTCGCGGCCCGAGGCCCTGCCCGACGCCGACCTCGACCGCCTGCTCGAGGCGACACGCGGCCTGATCGGCTCGGCGCACGAGCGCCTCGCCTCGCTCGACGGGGCGCCGGTGCTCTCGCTGCTGTTCTTCCGCAACGCCTCGGGGACGGACCGGCTGGACCACCTCGAAGCGACGATGCCCGAGCGGCTGGAGGCCGAGGCGCGGGAGGATCCCGGCGTCCGGCTGGTGCGGGTGACGCGGGCTGCGGACGCCGGCGATGAGCAGACGCTCGCGCTCAACGGGCTGACGCAGCGGGACCCGATGGCGTGGGTCCGCGCGGCCGACCACTACCTCTGGGGCTACGCGGCCGAGTCCGCGGACGCCGCGCCCGACCCCGGCGGCGGCACGATCGCGATGGATCCGGCCCTCGTGCCGACGACCGTCACGCTGAACCTCTGGTCGGGCGTCGACGCGCCCGAGACCTTCACCCGCACCGTGCCCGGCGGCGAGGTCGACGCCGCCGTGGCGGAGCTGGCCGAGGAGGTCTGGGCCGCCGCCAAAGCTCCGGTGCCCGACGAGGTGTCGCCGGCGCAGCGGGACGCGGTGGTCGCGCTGCTGACCCGCGGCCCGGCCGCGGAGAGCCTCCAGGCCGGCGCCGGCGCCGCCGCGGGCGGCCGGTCCCGCCGGATCAGCAGCAACAGCGGCCCCTCCGTGCGTCTCGCCTGGCAGGCCGCCTCCTTCTTCGACCCCGAGGACCCCGAGCTCGCCGACGCGGCGATGCTGATGCTCCCGCCGCTTCAGCCCGGGCGGCGGTGGGTCGGGCTGGGGCGGCGGCAGGCCGAGGTGGACCGCGTGATCGCCCGGCACGGGGCGGCGGTCCTCGGCCTGACCTGGACGCTCCGCGAGAAGCTGATGGGGCTGGAGGCGCGGGCGGAGCTCCACCGCGGGGTGACGTACCGGCAGCACACGCTGCTGGGCCCGGGCCGCAGCGAGCTCCCCCGCGACATGCCCGCCGCCGCCCGCGACGCCTACCGGCAGGAGACGCTGGACGGCCTGATCGGGCTCGGCCGCCTGCTCTCCGGCGGCCCGCCGGCGTCGGAGCACCCGGGGCGACTCCGGGCCGTCGATCCCGGCGACGTCCTCTCCCGCGATTTCCGCCTGAGCGACGCGGAGACGGCCGCGGTCTGGAGCGCGTGGTGGCCCGTCTTCGAGCCCGCCTGGGAGGAGGAGCGGCTGGACACCCACCGCTTCACCTTCGACCCCGACCTGCTCGACCGCCTGTCCGAGGCCTTCGCCTCCGCGGGCCGGTCCGCCGAACACGAGGCCATGTTCGCGGCGGACCCGCCGGCGGGCGAGGCGCAGCCGCAAGCGGCCCGGCTCACCGCCGCCGCCGCCGAGCACCTCCGGGCGTGGATCGACGCCCGGGTGGCCGACGGCACCCTGCGGCCGGAGCCCGCCGCCTCGCCCGAGCCGGTCGCCGACCCGCCCGCGTCCTCCGCGGCGTCTTCCCCGCCGGCCCGGTCGTCGTTCCCGTCGATGCCTCCCGGTCTCCCGCCGGACGTCCGGGCGCGTTTCGAGGAGCGGGACCGCCTGCGCCGGGCCCGGTACGGCGACGACCCCGCGGCGACGCCGGGGCTCCCGCGGCACGTGGAGGAGCCGGCGGTCGCGGGGGCCGACGCGGTCGCGGAGGTGTCCCGGCTGGAGCTCACCTGGGACGTGTCGCCCGGCCGCGAGCTGACCCTCGACCGGCGCGGCCACACCCCGCAGGTCCGCCGCGTCGTGCCGTGGCGCGGCCGCTACGCGGGCCTCCGGGCCCCGCACCACCGGTCGCCCGACTCCCCCGCCCCGCCCGAGGGGCTGGGCCTGCTCGACCCGCTCACCCTCCGCGTCGCCCCGCTGCACGAGCGCGTCGGGGACGCGCAGTGGACCGACCTCGCCGCCTCCGAGCGGCGGCTCTGGCTGGCGACGGCCGGGGACGGCCTGAAGCTGATGCTGCCCTGGGGGGAGGAGGCCTGGAGGCTCGGGCCCGAGGACAGGCTCGTCTCCGGGGACGTCCGCCGCGTCGCCTTCGACGGCACGCGCGTCTGGGTCCTCAGCGGCGACGGGCGGCTGGGGCTCGTCGAGAACCCCGACGGCGGGCTCGAGAACCTCCGGCTGCTCGACGCCCGGCTGGAGGAGCGGTTCTCCGGCGCCCGCCTGGAGGCCGCCGGCGGCCGGGCCGCCATGGGCGGCGGCGGGGGGCGAAAGACACCCTGGTCGTGGGTCGGGACCGACGGCGTCGAGCCGCTCGACGCCTGGCTCGCGTCCCGCACGCCGCACGGCGACCAAGCGGTCGTCGACGTGCAGGCCGAGGGCGACGCCTTCTGGGTCGTGCTCGAAACGCGGCTGTTGCAGGTCTCGGGCGCGGGCGAGGTGCTGCGGGACCTGCCCCTGCACGCCCCGCCGCTGGAGACGCTGCGGATCCGCGGCGACGGCGGCCTCGTCTGGATGGCGTACGCCTGGGAGGACCCGGACCCGCCGACGCGGGACGCCCGCGTCGTAGGCCCCCCGCCCGAGCGCTTCCTCACGCGGCTGCTGGCGGTCGACGCGGAGAGCGGGGGCGTGCTCGGCCAGACCGAGTGGACCGGGCGGCTCACGGACTTCTTCGTCGCCCACGACGAGGTGCACCTGTTCGTGCCCGACCCCGAGCGGGACGTGGTGATGCTCCGCCGCGACGGGCTGCTGGCGGCCATGGGCGTGGAAGACCCCGGCGGCGCGACCGCGTCTTCGAAGCCGCTTCCGTTCGGTGTTCCGCTTGAGGCCTGGGCGGCGTACCGCGGGGAGCTCCCGCCCGCCGGGACGCCCTCGCTCGCCGAGCCCGACGCGTGGCCCCCGCTGCTCGCCGCCGTCCGCTCCGGCCGGGCCGGCACCGTCGCGCGCCTGCTGGCGGCCGGGGCCGATCCCGACGCCGCGACCTACGGCCGCTTCAGCCACAACGCGGCGCTGCTCGCCGTGCTGATGGATCGGCCCGACCTGCTGGAGCTGCTGCACGAAGCGGGGGCGAGCCTCGACGCGACGCACGCGGCCGTGGGCACCCTCGGCCACGCCGCGGTGCTGGCGGACGCCTCCCGCTGCATCGCCTGGCTGGGCGCTAACGGCTGCGACCTCGACGCGTACGCCCGGATCGCCCCGCCGGCCATCCACCAAGAGGACGGCTTCGACGCCTTCCGCTGCGCCCCGCTGCACCTGGCCATCCGCCGCGGCCGCCTCGCCTGCGTGCGGGCGCTGCTCGACGCGGGCGCGTCGGTGCGGGACGACCGCCTCCAAGCCGACCGGATGTTCCCGCTGACCCTGGCGCTCAGCCGCCGCGACGACGCCATCGCCAACCTGCTGCTCGACCGCGGCGCCGACCCGCGGCTCAGCGACGCCGGCCGGTTCACGGCGCTGGAGACGGCGGTGTCCCTGGCCGAGGCCCAAACCGTCCACCGCCTGCTCGACGCCGGCGCGGACGCCGCCCGGCCGGGGGTGCTGGAGAGCGCGGTGGACCGCGGCGACCCCGAGATCCTCGCCCGCGTGCTCGACGCCGGGGCGGACCCCTTCGCCACGAGCGGCTACGACCCCGACCACGCCTTCCGGGGCTGGGGCGTGCCGGCGCTGGAGGCGCTGAGGGACCGCCGCCTCGACCTCTTCGGGTTGATGTCGCCGCCGGGCGATCCCCGGCTGGACCGCCCGCTCGCGGGCGCCTGGCGCCTGGGCGACTTCGCCGCGACGCTGGCGCTGGACCGGGGCTTCCGGGGACTGGCCGTCGGCCTGGTGGCCCGCGGCTTCAGCGTCGACGTGCCCGACCGCGAGGGCCTCACCCTGCTGGCCGAAGCCGCCTCCCGCGCCCGCCCGGGCCGCAACGAGGACGCGTCCGCAGCGCAGGTTGCGCTGCTGCTGGCGCTCGGGACCGACCCGGCCGCCACCGACGACCGCGGGCGGTCCGCGCTGGTCCTCGCGGGCAGCGAAGCCGTCCGCGCCCTGCTGCGGGACCCCGCGGCCGCCGTCGCCCGGCTGCGAGGAACCTCCCCATGA
- a CDS encoding CsgG/HfaB family protein, with translation MFDTMIPRIALVCVCSLAGPAVASSAADAADAAGAPLTVAVLGFEAVGGAEPAGGAGLSELMNDVLEAMLSGEDGLSLVDRTRLDRTVAEQAVSRSGVTDTAQAVAIGRVVGARLLVTGRAFELGESRVVTAKVIGTETTRTRSVMVRESLDTPLDEMVFEAAERMVALLGEHGRELVAGEVPRDPVPGLVATLRERGGTPVMAVVIPEEHVRGPAPAPAVPDPAVETEIKKVLIDAGVDVRDLKDNALADWVRAYDRGDEPSWPRSLEGVDWVVVGEGFSEGAGAMGRLRFANARAEINVVRREDGRIVLADRVTTRGVDLAEQVAGKSALQKAGRRLVEGLLRRLIEEPPAD, from the coding sequence ATGTTCGACACGATGATCCCTCGGATCGCCCTGGTGTGCGTCTGCTCGCTCGCCGGGCCGGCGGTGGCGTCGTCGGCCGCCGATGCCGCCGATGCCGCCGGCGCTCCTTTGACCGTGGCGGTGCTGGGGTTCGAGGCGGTGGGGGGCGCCGAGCCCGCGGGCGGGGCGGGGCTCAGCGAGCTCATGAACGACGTGCTGGAGGCGATGCTCTCGGGCGAGGACGGGCTGAGCCTGGTGGACCGGACTCGGCTGGACCGCACCGTCGCCGAGCAGGCGGTGAGCCGCAGCGGCGTGACCGACACCGCCCAAGCCGTCGCCATCGGCCGGGTGGTCGGGGCGAGGCTGCTGGTGACCGGCCGGGCCTTCGAGCTGGGCGAGAGCCGGGTGGTGACGGCGAAGGTGATCGGCACCGAGACGACGCGGACGCGCTCGGTCATGGTCCGCGAGAGCCTCGACACGCCGCTCGACGAGATGGTTTTCGAGGCGGCGGAGCGGATGGTGGCGCTGCTGGGGGAGCACGGGCGGGAGTTGGTGGCGGGCGAGGTCCCCCGGGACCCGGTGCCGGGGCTGGTGGCGACGCTGCGCGAGCGCGGCGGCACGCCGGTGATGGCGGTGGTGATCCCCGAGGAGCACGTCCGGGGACCGGCCCCCGCCCCGGCGGTGCCCGACCCGGCGGTCGAGACGGAGATCAAGAAGGTGCTGATCGACGCGGGGGTGGATGTCCGCGACCTGAAGGACAACGCGTTGGCGGACTGGGTCCGGGCGTACGACCGCGGCGACGAACCGTCGTGGCCGCGCAGCCTCGAGGGCGTCGACTGGGTGGTGGTCGGCGAGGGCTTCAGCGAGGGTGCGGGCGCGATGGGCCGGCTGCGCTTCGCGAACGCGCGGGCGGAGATCAACGTCGTCCGCCGGGAGGATGGCCGGATCGTCCTCGCCGACCGCGTGACCACGCGCGGCGTGGACCTGGCCGAGCAGGTGGCGGGCAAGTCGGCGTTGCAGAAGGCCGGGCGGCGGCTGGTGGAGGGCTTGCTGCGGCGGCTGATCGAGGAGCCGCCCGCCGACTGA
- a CDS encoding PDZ domain-containing protein yields MTPTLQELDADAGPVAGVDVLAVAPDGAARAAGVRAGEVIVAINGESVLRYPQLTPLRGREGGDRIAFADAEGRTREHAFGDGLIGVSLRTRPARLALAVSRAMARDEAWNGALLDAAWALERRDPGEAARRLEAVRAAGCPDDPVFRGLAFRVAAGLGELDRAGELLATLPERTDHQNQLHLPGPLDRYRFFLASGRTGDLVDLVERRPGFFPFARLPRWPAQAAFLRSGGPASPPGAAAPPAAAEPAGPARVVNPMLHGAAEWPWGADFHTHDDLIVENRPLLISQRPAFYKQAFLTRNEPFGDFDLHASFTVRLTGPPSERWPSSMLINVSDYETTPEPDGPAYFGGETSVLGANFQAFSDGEREVTLLHGWGHYEPIAASFFDGTAEHHLHLSRRGGRRTVVLDGRTLLDLPANPTPRRLVFHLHVVGLEADFRAFEIIEPRPAR; encoded by the coding sequence TTGACGCCAACGCTCCAGGAGCTCGACGCCGACGCGGGCCCCGTCGCCGGGGTCGACGTCCTGGCCGTGGCTCCGGACGGCGCGGCCCGGGCCGCGGGGGTCCGGGCCGGGGAGGTGATCGTCGCCATCAACGGCGAGTCGGTGCTGCGGTACCCGCAGCTCACCCCCCTCCGGGGCCGGGAGGGCGGCGACCGCATCGCCTTCGCGGACGCGGAGGGACGGACCCGCGAGCACGCTTTCGGCGACGGCCTGATCGGGGTCTCGCTCCGCACCCGGCCGGCGCGCCTGGCGCTGGCCGTCAGCCGCGCGATGGCCCGCGACGAGGCCTGGAACGGCGCGCTCCTCGACGCCGCGTGGGCCCTGGAGCGGCGCGACCCCGGCGAGGCGGCCCGGCGGCTGGAGGCGGTGCGGGCCGCGGGCTGCCCGGACGACCCGGTCTTTCGCGGGCTGGCCTTCCGCGTCGCGGCCGGGCTCGGCGAGCTCGACCGCGCGGGCGAGCTGCTCGCGACGCTGCCCGAGCGCACCGACCACCAGAACCAGCTCCACCTGCCCGGCCCGCTCGACCGGTACCGCTTCTTCCTCGCCAGCGGGCGCACCGGCGACCTCGTCGACCTCGTGGAGCGGCGGCCGGGCTTCTTCCCCTTCGCCCGCCTCCCCCGCTGGCCGGCCCAGGCCGCGTTCCTGCGGTCCGGCGGCCCGGCCTCGCCCCCCGGGGCCGCCGCGCCCCCCGCCGCGGCGGAGCCCGCCGGCCCGGCCCGCGTCGTGAACCCGATGCTGCACGGGGCGGCGGAGTGGCCCTGGGGCGCCGACTTCCACACCCACGACGACCTGATCGTGGAGAACCGCCCGCTGCTCATCAGCCAGCGGCCCGCCTTCTACAAGCAGGCCTTCCTCACCCGCAACGAGCCCTTCGGCGACTTCGACCTCCACGCCAGCTTCACCGTCCGCCTCACCGGCCCCCCCAGCGAGCGGTGGCCCTCGTCGATGCTCATCAACGTGAGCGACTACGAGACGACCCCCGAGCCCGACGGGCCGGCCTACTTCGGCGGCGAGACGTCCGTGCTGGGCGCGAACTTCCAGGCCTTCAGCGACGGCGAGCGCGAGGTGACCCTGCTGCACGGCTGGGGCCACTACGAGCCGATCGCCGCGTCCTTCTTCGACGGGACCGCCGAGCACCACCTCCACCTCTCCCGCCGCGGCGGCCGCCGGACCGTCGTCCTCGACGGCCGGACGCTGCTGGACCTCCCCGCCAACCCCACCCCCCGCCGCCTCGTCTTCCACCTGCACGTGGTCGGGCTCGAGGCCGACTTCCGCGCCTTCGAGATCATCGAGCCGCGCCCCGCCCGGTAA